A single Montipora foliosa isolate CH-2021 chromosome 7, ASM3666993v2, whole genome shotgun sequence DNA region contains:
- the LOC138009922 gene encoding beta-1 adrenergic receptor-like: MATDLQSRSVYLVVVEVSSLIVLNLLSLMGNTLVCISVYRNTRLRTTTNLYITALAISDLLSAVFVMPLTIGVLISGRWIFGEVGCSFHSLLSLFGMYVSPVTMGLTALNRYVRMCRPEHEYHKFFSRKKSLTLLASVWVFVACYNVLPVIAGVQKTTFVPGYACCSVGHLSETGTLIHYGIVISLFLLTPLTITVYSYVKVAKKMQQHKIETSSLRQTSPIIISAREIRISKSLFVVVFAFMICWIPSWIIALVMRLHLVAKIPRNVLLLSSFLLYISNTINPFLYAGMNPSFRREFRKIICKESRNVGDCVNKITPQPDTNDIIQEDKGHFSID; encoded by the coding sequence ATGGCGACTGATCTGCAATCTAGAAGCGTATATTTGGTTGTCGTAGAAGTAAGCTCGTTAATTGTCTTGAACCTTCTGTCCCTTATGGGAAACACCTTGGTTTGCATCTCCGTATACAGAAACACACGATTGCGTACAACAACGAATCTTTATATCACCGCGCTGGCAATAAGTGATTTACTGTCGGCCGTGTTTGTAATGCCGTTGACGATTGGCGTCCTCATAAGCGGCCGCTGGATTTTTGGCGAAGTTGGCTGTAGCTTTCATTCCCTCCTTTCTTTGTTTGGCATGTACGTCTCACCAGTAACAATGGGGCTAACAGCGCTCAATCGTTATGTGCGAATGTGCAGGCCAGAGCATGAATATCACAAGTTCTTTTCTAGGAAAAAGTCATTGACACTTTTAGCGTCTGTTTGGGTTTTTGTTGCCTGTTATAATGTCCTCCCCGTCATAGCTGGTGTTCAAAAAACTACTTTTGTCCCTGGATATGCCTGTTGTTCCGTTGGTCATCTCAGCGAAACTGGAACACTGATACACTATGGCATCGTCATCTCATTGTTCCTTTTAACACCTTTAACAATCACCGTTTATAGCTACGTAAAAGTTGCGAAAAAGATGCAACAGCACAAAATCGAAACGTCGTCCTTGAGACAAACCTCACCAATCATTATTAGTGCCCGAGAGATAAGAATTAGTAAATCTCTATTCGTAGTTGTTTTCGCTTTCATGATCTGTTGGATTCCTTCTTGGATCATTGCCCTTGTAATGCGCCTACACTTGGTTGCAAAGATACCACGAAACGTACTGCTGCTAAGTTCGTTTTTGCTTTACATATCCAATACAATCAATCCATTTCTTTACGCTGGTATGAACCCTAGTTTCAGACGAGAATTCCGGAAGATTATTTGTAAGGAAAGCAGGAATGTTGGGGATTGCGTAAATAAAATAACACCTCAGCCAGATACGAATGACATTATTCAAGAAGACAAAGGTCATTTCTCGATTGATTAA